GCTATAACAGGAAAATCCGGACGGTCATGCGAGATTCTTTGAGGGAAATCGCAACCGTTCGGATTTTTTTCATGAATTGAAAGATCCGTCGCCTATCTTCACTCGGAGTGAGCTAATCGAATGACGCCGAAGTGAAATTGTGCGGACGGCCTTTTTAATACATCAAACCCCATTTCTTCGAATAATGGAGATTGATAATGCTCTTTCAATACGACCCTCTTTTTCGCGACTCTCTTCGCCTCTTCAATCCCCTCTCCAGTGATACCTGCATAACTTGCCCACTTCCTGATGGGATTGATTCCGTGAGATTCCGTGATCGCTTCTTCAAACATAGGGTCCATGTACACCACATCAAATGCATCATCCGGGAACTTTTTAAGCTCTTCTTGAAATTTCCCATTGATCACGTCAACCCTTCTCATTGCATCATTCAATTCACGAAGGGGGGACATCCAGTCTTGCAGTCCCTGGTCAAGAAGATATGAAATATATGGATTTGCTTCAATGCCGATCACCTTTCCTTTTTCACCGACGATATGGCTTGCAATGATGCTGTCGGAAGCAAGGCCGAGTGTACAGTCGAGAAAGCTCATCCCCTCTTTTAGGTCAGCCGCCTCAATCAATGGATCCTTCTCACCGCGAATGAGTCGTTTAATACGGAAAGAAGCAGAATTGGGATGGAAGAAAAAAGGCTCGGTCCCTTCTTCTCTCACATGAAGTTCCAGTCGTTCTTTCCCAATCACCATGCAGTCCTGATCGTGCATGGACATATGATGGCGAATCGATCTTTTTTTTCTCGGTATATATGTTAAGGAAAGCTCTTCTGCAGCCCGGTGCGCCCGATCGATGACTTCTTGATTTGCTCTCCCGCATGTTGTAACAAACACTAAATTCATTCTCCTTTTAATCGTCCGAATACGGACATTCTATCATTTTCTCTATCCTACCATAAGAGCCTGCTGCTTGGCTTCTACTTCTCATACCACCTGCGGTTGAACTTGCCCGTCTTAATCAAATGGAATGGAGGAACTCATGCATAGCGTGTTACTGCATGGCTGTATTAAAAAAGGCTGTTTTCGTAAACATTGTGGCTTTTAGACAAGCGAGGTGCGGTTGATTTCCGCTCCAGATGCTCGCTTTCCGCGGGGATGGCGAGAGCTCCTCGGCTTCGCCTGCGGGGTCTCACCTGTCTAGCTACGGCGGCTAGCCCCTCGAGGTCATAAGCTAAATGGTCCATGAAGGCAAAGACCGCCTTCACAGCCCATTCATCTTATGCTTGTCGGGGCTGAACAAGCCGCCTCCGCTTTTCGGACTGTCCATCAGTTCCCGCAGGAGTCGAGCATCTGCAGCGAGAATCAACCATTGAAGATAAAAACGAAAAATTCATTGTATAAACTACTTATTCTCTTCTGAAAAATAGTGATCAACGTCATTCAAGTACAATGCCCTTGATTCATTGCTATGGAAGTTTTTCATTACACAGTCAGTCTCACATTAACGTCTAATAATACCAACAATCTATACGAAAGAGCCCAAAAAAAAAGAAACGGACAGCCATGCCATCCGTTTCTCATTGTTGACTTTATCTTAACAGTGCTCATCAAAACCCTTTGCAAGGTTGGCAATAATTGAAGCAATGTCTTGATCTTCAATTTCTTCACGGGGAATGAAATGGACGACTTTGTTCCCTTTCAGTAAAGCCATCGATGGGGAGGATGGCTCGAATCCCTCAAAGTATTCCCTCATTTTTGCCGTTGCTTCTTTATCCTGCCCGGCAAATACGGTGACAAGGTGATCAGGTGTTTTCTCGTTGGTCAAAACAGACTGTGTAGCCGCCGGTCTTGCCAGTCCTGCTGCACATCCACATACAGAATTGACAACAACCAGTGTCGTCCCTTCCGCCTGCTCCATGTAATCCACTACTTCTTCTGCAGTCACAAGTTCTTTAAAGCCTGCCTGTGTCAATTCTTGTCTCATCGGTGTTACCAATTGTCTCATGTATTCCTCATATGCCATTGACATTCTCATTCATCCCTTCTGTCATCTATTTGTTCCCCGGGCTTCAGTCATTTGTTTCCAAACTGAGCCCTTCGCTTCTTCTCCGCCTGCAATCCGTTCGATTGCCATCTTCACCTGCAGCTTCACTTCAAATTCAGGATCATCTTCGGCTTCTTTCAGAGCGGGAAGGGCCGATTCGTCCCCAGCTTCGTAAAGGAACATGGCAGCACGCCACCTGACAAGCTTGCTTTTATCCTGCAATGCTTGAATCATTGCAGGTGCCGCTTTCGCAAAGCCTAAATCAGAAAGGCAGTCTCCCGCCGTCCTTCTTACAGAGACCGATTTATCCTGAAGCCCTTTGTATAGAAGGGGAAGGACCTGTTCATCCTCTATCATTCCTAAATATACCACTGCCAAGCGGCGGATCGAGACTTTATCATCTTCAAGTGCTTTTTCAAGAAGAGGCAGGTCGGCAAGAGTTGGATCATCCATTGACTCAAGTTTCTGATAACGTGTCTGCCAATCCTCTGCCTCCAAGTCTGCCATATTCAGTTTGTGCTTTTTCTTATAAATGAGCGGACCTTTCGAATCGGCAGGCTTTTTCGACTCCTCAACAAGTAAGGCGAGTCTGGACGCAGGGTATGCTGCAATCAACTCTTCCATCACATTGTGTCCGATCTCGTCAAGGTCACCATAGCGTACTCCGTAATCCTTCCACTTCCTGAGAAGAACAACATTATCCCCTTCTTGCTGGGCGTGACCGATTGCTTCCAGGTATGGTGCTGGAAGTGAGAAACGCTTTTCTTCCTCCCCGTCGGCTACTTTCACTTGCATAGGGATCCCTTTGAACATTTGGACAGCAACATTCACTTCACCGAAATGCTCTTCCATCTCCGATTTCGACTGTACATTTCTTGACTCTTCACCAAAGGCTTTTCGAACCTGTGGAAGAAGTTCCTGCCAATCAAACTTGGCATTCCGTTCGACAGCAAGGAAATCTGCGACGTGATAGACGCCTTTGATTCCTTCAATGGCAAGTATGTCTTGAATGACAGAAGGAGCACCTTCTGCCGCATCTTTTTTATAATTGTTGCTTTTCCCAGCTTTCAGTTCCTGATCAAGAAGAACTTTCATCGTATTCGGACTAGGAGTAGGTTCAATCGATACGATTCTCATTGCATTTACCCCTTTCTTAACACACTTCATATACATCCCATTCTAACACAGGATGCGTCTGGCCTTAAATGAAGAGGCTTATTCGGCAAATTCAGAAAGATATGTCCATCTTTCGATCAGTCTCTCAAGCTCTTCATTGAGGCTTTCACTTTCCGACATCAGCGCCTGGGCTTTTTCAAAATTACTTCCGACCTTTTGAAGTTCTTCATCGGCTTCTTCGATTCTCTTTTCAACACCGGCTATCTTATCTTCGATTTCTTCCCATTCTCTTTTTTCCATATATGACAGACGTTTCTTTTCCTTCTCCTTCACTTCCTTGACAGGGGAAGGATCCGGTTTCTTTTCTGCCGCTTGCTTTTTACCTCTCGATGCATTTCTTTCAAGGTATTCTGTGTATTCACCGAAGTACATATCAATGTCCCCATCCCCGTTGAAAACAAGCAGCTGCTCTGCTGTTTTGTCCAGGAAATACCGATCATGGGAGACGGTGATCACGACACCTGAAAATTCCTGGATGTAGTCTTCAAGAACGGTAAGGGTTTCAGTGTCTAGGTCGTTTGTCGGCTCATCGAGCAGCAGGACATTCGGTTTTGTCATAAGCAGCTTAAGTAAGAAGAGCCTTCTTTTTTCACCGCCGGACAATTTCCGGATCAGTGTACCGTGCGTGCTCATTGGGAATAAGAACCTTTCAAGCATCGATGTGACGGAAATCTGCTCTCCCTTATCGGTGGTGACGTATTCTCCCGCTTCCCGTAGGTATTCAATCATGCGCATGGACTCATCCAGTTCCTCATGGCCTTGCGTATAGTACGCTACATTGACAGTCTGTCCGGTCAACAATTCCCCGCCTGTGAGTTCATCGTTTCCGGTCAGGAGATTGAGGAAAGTGGATTTTCCACTTCCGTTCCTGCCTACAATCCCGATACGGTCTTTAGGTTTGATGAGGAAGGAGAAATCTTTCAAAATGCATGTATCGTTGAACGTTTTGGATGCATGTTTAAACTCAAATACTTGCTTTCCTAAACGATTCCCGCCGATCGCCATGTCTACCTGTCCTGATGAAGGTCCCGCTGACATGTTATCCTCCAGACTTTCAAAACGCTGGATTCTGGCCTTCTGTTTCGTCGTCCTGGCCTTTGCGCCCCTCCTCATCCAGGCAAGCTCTCTTCGGTAAAGATTTTGCTGCTTTTCTGATAGCTGGCGCTCCGCCTCCTCACGGGATGCTTTCGCCTCGATGAATGAGGCATAGTTCCCTTTATAGGAATAGAGGCTGCCCCCATCAAGTTCAAAGATGCGATTGGTTACTCTATCGAGGAAATATCGATCATGGGTCACAAGTAAAACAGAACCGTTATACTTCCCTAAATAATCCTCCAGCCACTTGATGGATTCAAAATCCAAATGGTTGGTCGGCTCGTCCAATATTAATAAATCCGGTGTTTCGATCAAAACCCCGGCAAGAGCGACACGCTTCTTCTGTCCGCCGGATAACTCGTGCATTTTTTTTGAAAAATCCTCGATTCCAAGTTTCATCAGAATCGATTTTGCATTTGCACTCCCATCCCATGCATGGTGGATGTCCATCTGTTTTTGAGCTTCAAACAGTTCATCCTGAACGGTTGGATCATTTGGGCTCTCTTCCATTTTCATCAGGGCAAGCTCATAATTCCTCATGGCCTGGATGACCTTTGCTTCACCGCGAAACACCTGCTGAATCACGGTCAAGTCTCCATCGAATGCAGGCTCCTGCTGAAGATAGGCAATATGATAGTCGTTTGGCTTGGATATCTCTCCTCCATCATAATCCTCCATACCCGCTATCAGCTTCAATAGGCTCGATTTTCCCGTACCGTTCACACCGATCAGGCCAACTCTCTCCTTTTCGGTAATGGAAAATGATATATCTTTAAATAGCGTTTTCTCTCCATAAGTTTTGGAAAGATTTTCAGCTGTTAACATTCTCATTCCTGACCATTCCATTCTTTATTAAATTGCTCCAGAAATTGAAGCATGAAATCATGGCGTTCTTCTGCCAGTCTCCTGCCCGTTTCCGTACACATCAAGTCTTTTAGCTTCAATAATTTCTCATGAAAGTGATGGATGCTGGAGCTTTCACCATGTCGGTATTCTTCAAGGGACATCTCTTCCCTCACACCTAAATCGGGGTTATATAAGGGCTGACCTTTTTTTCCACCATATGCAAAAGTCCTCGCGATCCCGATCGCACCGATCGCATCAATCCGGTCCGCATCCCTTACGATTTTCGCTTCCAGGGAAGTCAGTTTTGCTTCATGTCCGCCTTTATAAGATATCGAATAAATGATGGATTTCAATACATTTATTTCATTGTCCGTTAAAGAAAGAGAGGATAAGATACCGTCAAGCTTCTTTTCCCCCTCTTCTTTCCCTACAAATTTCTCATCGGGCACATCGTGCAATAATGCAGCCAGTTCAACGATATATGTATGTTGGACCCCTTCTTCTTTTGCAATCCTCAATGCCTGTTTGCGTACACGTTCCAAATGGAACCAGTCGTGGCCCGTTGACTCACCAAGGTATTCCTTCTTCAAGACATGTATTACATCATTCAATTTCTTTTGTTCCATACACTCACCTTTTCTCCATTGTAGCAAACACTTGCTCTTTATCAGAATAAAAAGGAGGGGTGCAGCACTCTTCAGCCCCCTCCTTCACTATTTCATTCTCCTTCTGCATACCAGCTTATCCCGATTGTATCCGCCCCGGCATGAACGCCGATGACCGCACCGAGGGGATATGCCCCAAACTCAACGTCCGGGTATTCCTTTTTCAGTTCGTCGATCCATTCCAGTGCGTCATCCCGGTTTAACCCGTGGAGGACTGAGACCTTTGTGATCCGCTTCGTTTTCATTGCTTGATTCAAACGGGTTTCCATGCTGCTCAACCCTTTTTTAATGCTTCTCACCTTATCTTTCACTTCAAGTTTTCCATCCTCGATCGCCAGCATAGGTTTTACGTTCAAGACACTTCCGAGGAAGAAAGAAAGGCCTCCCATCCTTCCACTTTTATGAAGCTGCTCCAAACTTCCCACCATCACATATGTTTCACTGGAGGATACCCTCTCTTCGATGGCTTGTTTGATATAGGAAGGATCTTTCCCTTCACCCTCCAGCTTTTGTCCGTAATGAATCAACTCTGTCAGTGGATTAGAAAGGATCTTCGAGTCGATGCAGACAATATTCGGGATGGTATCACTCAAGAGAGCCGCAGCCTGAGTGGCCGATGAATAGGTTCCGCTGAAGTGGGACGATACATGGATGGAGAAAATATAATCGTATTCTTTTGCTAATTGTTCATATAGTTCTTTGAATGTGCCGATAGAAGGCTGTGAAGTTTTGACCTCCACTGCCCCCGCTTTCATTTTAGCAAACAACTGGTCAGGGGACAGGTCCACCCCGTCACGAAACTCAGTCTCGCCAAAAAGAATGATCATCGGCACGATAAAGATGCTGCTGTTCTCTGTAAGTTCTGGCACATACGCTGTACTATCCGTTACCCAGGCAATTTTCATGCACATTCTCCTTTTTTAATATGTATATGAATCCTGATCGGCACTAGAAGTTGTTTCGGTCAAGCTGTTGCATCGTATCAACCGAAAATGAAATCATTTGGAGGACGTCATCAACCATCTCTTCAGTGATGACTCTGTTGAAGCTCAGCGTCCCTTCGTGGGAAGTGGGATGTTTGGAAGAGTAAATCTCTTTCCATTCCCACTGTTTATCGTCTCCCCATACATCCTCAAGGCCTCTCCGTGCAGATTTCAATGCCTCATTTCCTTTATAGACGATGAGGATTTCGGCACCAGCCGTATTTCTTTCAGTCATCATGTTCCTTTCTGCAAGAAAATGGCCCATATCCGCCTTCAAATGAAATGCGACCGAAATGGACTTCTTGTACGGCAGTGAATAGCGGATCTGATAGCAACGGTCATAATGAGCGAAGTCAAAGAGGTCCTTGCGATCGAGTATTTGTATGTCACCAGAAAGATCAAGGTCATACACTGCCCCTTCGAACACGACCTTTAAATTATCAAAGGCTGTTGGATCAAACATGTCATCCTCTCTCCTTTCTTTCGAACATGTTAAAACAATCCGATGGCCCTGCCTTTTTCGTCCACATCCATACCGTATGCGGCAGGCTTCTTAGGCAGTCCCGGCATGGTCATGACTTCACCTGTCATAGCGACGATGAATCCTGCACCGATCTTCGGCTTCAATTCGCGGATCGTAATGGTGAAATCTGCAGGACGGCCGAGTTTGCCCGGATCATCAGACAGGGAATACTGGGTCTTCGCCATACAGACGGGAAGGACGCCCCATCCCTGCTCTTCAAACTGCTCCAATTGCTTTCTTGCTTTGACCGTATAATCTACTGTGCTCGCACCATATACCTTCTTGGCAATGGTATCGATTTTGAACTGGAGGGAATCTGATAATTCATATAGAGGTTTGAATTCCTTCGTATTGTTCTCGATTTTCTCTATGATTTTTTGAGCTAAATCGACTCCTCCCTTGCCTCCTTGAGCCCATACGTCAGTGAGTGACACCTCGACCTGTTGGTTTTCACACCATTTTATCAACAATTCGATTTCCTGGTCACTGTCTGATACGAATCGATTGACCGCAATGACAAACGGCACATTGAACGCTTCCAATGTTTCCATATGTTTTTTCAGGTTGTTCAAGCCTTTTTGGAGTGCTTGGAGATTCTCCTCCTGAAGCTCTGCTTTCCCTTGCCCGCCGTGCATCTTCAACGCCCGTACGGTGGCAACAAGGACGACCGCATCCGGCGCAACGTCCAGGGCCCTGGATTTGATATTCAGGAACTTTTCAGCCCCAAGGTCAGCTCCGAATCCTGCTTCAGTCACCACATAATCTGCTAATTTCAAAGCAGTCTTTGTCGCCATTATACTGTTGCAGCCATGAGCGATATTGGCAAATGGACCACCGTGAATGAGTGCAGGGGAATGTTCGATCGTTTGTACGAGGTTTGGTTTCAGCGCATCTTTCAACAATAGTGTCAGTGCTCCCTCGACACCGAGATCTTCAACGGTTACCGGTTGTTTGTCAAAATTATAAGCGACGACCATTCGTCCAAGCCTGCTTCTCAATTCTTCGATCGTTTGAGATAAGCACAAGACAGCCATGATTTCAGATGCGACTGTGATATCAAAGCCATCTTCCCTTGGCACCCCTTGTAAAGGTCCTCCCAGACCGACGATCACTTGCCTGAGGGCACGGTCATTCATATCAACGGCCCGTTTCCATACCACCCTCCGCTGATCGATATTCAGGGCGTTTCCTTGATGCATATGATTATCAATGAGCGCTGCCAATGCGTTGTTCGCAGTCG
The nucleotide sequence above comes from Bacillus sp. KH172YL63. Encoded proteins:
- a CDS encoding BrxA/BrxB family bacilliredoxin yields the protein MSMAYEEYMRQLVTPMRQELTQAGFKELVTAEEVVDYMEQAEGTTLVVVNSVCGCAAGLARPAATQSVLTNEKTPDHLVTVFAGQDKEATAKMREYFEGFEPSSPSMALLKGNKVVHFIPREEIEDQDIASIIANLAKGFDEHC
- a CDS encoding ABC-F family ATP-binding cassette domain-containing protein codes for the protein MRMLTAENLSKTYGEKTLFKDISFSITEKERVGLIGVNGTGKSSLLKLIAGMEDYDGGEISKPNDYHIAYLQQEPAFDGDLTVIQQVFRGEAKVIQAMRNYELALMKMEESPNDPTVQDELFEAQKQMDIHHAWDGSANAKSILMKLGIEDFSKKMHELSGGQKKRVALAGVLIETPDLLILDEPTNHLDFESIKWLEDYLGKYNGSVLLVTHDRYFLDRVTNRIFELDGGSLYSYKGNYASFIEAKASREEAERQLSEKQQNLYRRELAWMRRGAKARTTKQKARIQRFESLEDNMSAGPSSGQVDMAIGGNRLGKQVFEFKHASKTFNDTCILKDFSFLIKPKDRIGIVGRNGSGKSTFLNLLTGNDELTGGELLTGQTVNVAYYTQGHEELDESMRMIEYLREAGEYVTTDKGEQISVTSMLERFLFPMSTHGTLIRKLSGGEKRRLFLLKLLMTKPNVLLLDEPTNDLDTETLTVLEDYIQEFSGVVITVSHDRYFLDKTAEQLLVFNGDGDIDMYFGEYTEYLERNASRGKKQAAEKKPDPSPVKEVKEKEKKRLSYMEKREWEEIEDKIAGVEKRIEEADEELQKVGSNFEKAQALMSESESLNEELERLIERWTYLSEFAE
- a CDS encoding formate--tetrahydrofolate ligase gives rise to the protein MTTTKKQVASDITIAQQSSLSPIVDIAKKIGLTEDDVELYGKYKGKISFEAIHKLKDKPEGKLILVTSINPTPAGEGKSTVTVGLGDALNQLDKKAIIAMREPSLGPTMGIKGGATGGGYSQVLPMEDINLHFTGDIHAISTANNALAALIDNHMHQGNALNIDQRRVVWKRAVDMNDRALRQVIVGLGGPLQGVPREDGFDITVASEIMAVLCLSQTIEELRSRLGRMVVAYNFDKQPVTVEDLGVEGALTLLLKDALKPNLVQTIEHSPALIHGGPFANIAHGCNSIMATKTALKLADYVVTEAGFGADLGAEKFLNIKSRALDVAPDAVVLVATVRALKMHGGQGKAELQEENLQALQKGLNNLKKHMETLEAFNVPFVIAVNRFVSDSDQEIELLIKWCENQQVEVSLTDVWAQGGKGGVDLAQKIIEKIENNTKEFKPLYELSDSLQFKIDTIAKKVYGASTVDYTVKARKQLEQFEEQGWGVLPVCMAKTQYSLSDDPGKLGRPADFTITIRELKPKIGAGFIVAMTGEVMTMPGLPKKPAAYGMDVDEKGRAIGLF
- a CDS encoding DegV family protein; this translates as MKIAWVTDSTAYVPELTENSSIFIVPMIILFGETEFRDGVDLSPDQLFAKMKAGAVEVKTSQPSIGTFKELYEQLAKEYDYIFSIHVSSHFSGTYSSATQAAALLSDTIPNIVCIDSKILSNPLTELIHYGQKLEGEGKDPSYIKQAIEERVSSSETYVMVGSLEQLHKSGRMGGLSFFLGSVLNVKPMLAIEDGKLEVKDKVRSIKKGLSSMETRLNQAMKTKRITKVSVLHGLNRDDALEWIDELKKEYPDVEFGAYPLGAVIGVHAGADTIGISWYAEGE
- a CDS encoding class I SAM-dependent methyltransferase — protein: MFVTTCGRANQEVIDRAHRAAEELSLTYIPRKKRSIRHHMSMHDQDCMVIGKERLELHVREEGTEPFFFHPNSASFRIKRLIRGEKDPLIEAADLKEGMSFLDCTLGLASDSIIASHIVGEKGKVIGIEANPYISYLLDQGLQDWMSPLRELNDAMRRVDVINGKFQEELKKFPDDAFDVVYMDPMFEEAITESHGINPIRKWASYAGITGEGIEEAKRVAKKRVVLKEHYQSPLFEEMGFDVLKRPSAQFHFGVIRLAHSE
- a CDS encoding HD domain-containing protein, coding for MEQKKLNDVIHVLKKEYLGESTGHDWFHLERVRKQALRIAKEEGVQHTYIVELAALLHDVPDEKFVGKEEGEKKLDGILSSLSLTDNEINVLKSIIYSISYKGGHEAKLTSLEAKIVRDADRIDAIGAIGIARTFAYGGKKGQPLYNPDLGVREEMSLEEYRHGESSSIHHFHEKLLKLKDLMCTETGRRLAEERHDFMLQFLEQFNKEWNGQE
- a CDS encoding conserved virulence factor C family protein, with the protein product MRIVSIEPTPSPNTMKVLLDQELKAGKSNNYKKDAAEGAPSVIQDILAIEGIKGVYHVADFLAVERNAKFDWQELLPQVRKAFGEESRNVQSKSEMEEHFGEVNVAVQMFKGIPMQVKVADGEEEKRFSLPAPYLEAIGHAQQEGDNVVLLRKWKDYGVRYGDLDEIGHNVMEELIAAYPASRLALLVEESKKPADSKGPLIYKKKHKLNMADLEAEDWQTRYQKLESMDDPTLADLPLLEKALEDDKVSIRRLAVVYLGMIEDEQVLPLLYKGLQDKSVSVRRTAGDCLSDLGFAKAAPAMIQALQDKSKLVRWRAAMFLYEAGDESALPALKEAEDDPEFEVKLQVKMAIERIAGGEEAKGSVWKQMTEARGTNR